CCATGTCGGCCACCGTCGCTGAAGCGGAACAGATGATCGCCGCCGCAAAAGCGGCCGACAAAAAGCTCATGATCGCCTACCGCCTGCACTACGAACCCTTTAACCAAAAGGCGATGGAGTTGTGCAAAAGCGGTGCCTTGGGCAAGATCAAAACCTTCGTCTCCACCAACGCCCAAAACGTCAAAGCGCCCAACATTCGATTGAGCGGTGAACTGGCAGGCGGGCCGGTGGGCGATGTGGGAGTGTATAGCATCAACGCCGCGCGCTATACCCTGGGTGAAGAACCCGTCGAGGTTTTCGCCACCGCCCATCAACCCAAAGACGACCCCCGATTCCGTGAAGTGCCGGAGAGCGTCACCTTCATCCTGCGCTATCCCTCCGGTGCCTTGGCGCATTGCGATTGCTCATTCGGAACTTCGGAAAGCCGCTTCTTCCGCGTGCTTGGAACCGAAGGTTATCTTCGCATGGATCCTGCCTTCAGCTACCGGGGCTTGCGACTGCACATGAAGGAAGGCGATGCCAAAAGCGGAGACGCCGAGGTCAAGGAACTGGTGCTGCAACCCGTCAATCATTTCGCCGCAGAAATGGACCACTTCTCTTCGGTCATCTTGAACGGCGACAAATGTTTAACTCCTGGAGAGATGGGATTGGCCGACATGAAAATTGTCGAAGCCATCGAGAAATCCTGGAAGACCAACGAGCCGGTCAAGTTGTCCTGACACAAACCATAAGCCGCCCTATCCGCCATGCCCCAGATGCAACAAAACGAAAAGCCGGTGCGTCCGGAACAGAAGCAGAACCAACAACCCGGGATCGAATCCGCGATGGTGCCCGCACCTGAATCGCAGCCGCGCGCCTCCTCTGCCGTTCCCAAACTCAAGAACAAAGTGGCGCTCATCACCGGCGGTGACAGCGGCATCGGCCGGGCGGTGGCACTGGCCTTTGCCAAGGAAGGTGCCAAGCTGGCGATTTGCTATCTCTCCGAAGAATCCGATGCCAACGATACGCTGGAGGAATTGAACTCCATGGATTGCGACGCCATCAAATTGTCCGGAGATATTGGAGATGAGAAAGTTTGCCGGGAGCTGGTCAAGAAAGTCATCGCGACCTACGGACGAATCGACATCCTCGTGAACAACGCCGCCGAACAACACCCGCAGGAAAACTTCGAAGACATCTCTGCGGAGCAACTGGAGCGCACTTTTCGAACCAACCTCTTCTCCATGTTTTTCCTCACCCAGGCTGCGCTTCCCCATCTGGAAAAAGGAGCGGCCATCATCAACACCACCTCTGTCACCGCCTATCGCGGTAGCTCCAGTCTTGTCGATTACTCCGCCACCAAAGGTGCCATCGTTTCCTTCACCCGATCCCTGGCGCACGCGCTGGTCAAGCGCGGCATCCGGGTCAATGCCGTGGCACCAGGACCGATCTGGACTCCGCTGATTCCTTCGACCTTCGATGCGGACAAAGTGGCGACCTTCGGTTCCGATGTTCCCCTTGGTCGCGCTGGAGAGCCGAATGAAGTGGCTCCCAGTTATGTGTTTTTGGCGAGCCATGCCGACTCGTCCTACATCACAGGCCAGGTGCTGCATCCGAACGGTGGAGAGATCATCAACGGATGAAGAAACACGCGCATCAACCGTGGTTGATGCGATTTATCATCAACCAACCATCAAGGAGTAAACCATCCCATGAGAGACCAAGCCCCTGGCGAACCTTCCGATGCGCAACCTAAGTCAACCAAAGGATGTGCCATCATGCTCGTCATTGGACTGCTGCTTGGCCTCGGCCTTCTTGGCTGGTTTTTTCTATGGGGTCAGGCCATTCCGGAAGGTGAGGAATCAAATAGCAAAGATTCGGCGAACGCGGCGATAACTCTCTCATTTAGGCAGCCGGTTTGACCGGCAAAGGACCGGCATCCAGATACTTGGTAGGATCGGCGAGATCGGCCAGCTGAAAAGCCTCGCGGCGTTCAACACAGGTCCCGCACTGGCCGCAATGGATCTCGCCGCCTTTGTAACAACTCCAGGTCATCGCATAGTCAATGCCCATGGCGTTGCCGCGCCGCGCGATCTCGGTTTTGTCGGCATCAATGAATGGCCGCAGCAACTTTATGCCCACATAGGTGCCGTGTTTCATTGCATCCGCCATGGCCAGCATGAACGGTTCACGGCAGTCGGGATAAATCGCGTGATCGCCGGAATGAGCGGCAATCACCAACGCGTCGGCCTCGCGACTTTCCGCAACGCCGCACGCAATGGAAAGCATGATGCCATTACGAAAGGGAACCACCGTGCGCTTCATGCTTTGTTCTTCATAATGCCCATCCGGAATGTCGCCGCCGCTCTGCAATAGATCGGACGTAAAAAGACGGTTGATGAAGTCCAGCTCAATGACGTCATGGGGGATGCCCAGTTGCTGCGCATGCCAGGCAGCCATGGGGATTTCGTTGGCATTGTGTTTCGAGCCATAATCGAAGCTCACCGCACCCACCACGTCATGTTCGCGAGCGGCCCAATAGAGGGCGGTCACGGAATCCATGCCACCAGAGAGCAATACCAAGGTCTTCATCGCCACACCTATCCACGCAGTTTGGGAAATGTCGATGCTTGAGCCGGTTACTTTACTTTGATTTCGGGCGCAGGATTAACAATCGACCCGGGGTGCCAATTCCCGCAGCAAAGGTGACGCCGCGACAGTATTCCGCGATAAGGATTTGATGACCAGGCAGCACCAGAAGATCGATGGGCCGACCAAGCGGTGCCAGCAAGGTGGTGACCTTGGCGCTGCGATTCGATGACTCATTGGGTTGAATGTGAACCACGTCAAAACCCACATCCTTTTCGCGTTTGAGAAGATTGCCGAAACGGGCCGTCAACAAAGTATCGGCAAAGGGTTTGGGCCAGGTGTGATCCAGCCAGATAATCCCCGACGGACAGGAATGCGCCTCGAAGGTGGAAAGAGAGTCGGTAGAATTTCGGATGGGTTGAGTGACTTCGATTCCCGCAGGCAGGTCCGGGCTGTGAGGATATGGCTTGTTGGTCCAGTCGGCATACTGATACGGGAAGCCATAGTGCCTGCCTTCTTCGATGAGGTTGAGTTCTTCAGGAGGGTCGGCATCGGGTCCGTTTTCGGTGGCAAAAAGGCGGCCCCGATTATCCCAACAGAAACCGTAGCTGTTGCGCAGTCCACGGGCAAAGATCTCGATTCGAGGGGGTGTCTCATCGGGATTGAGCCGCCAAAGAGTCGCAGTGAGATGATGTTCGCCTGATTGATCGTAATTCGGCAGATCACCGGATTCGCCGCCATCCGTGCGGGCACCGCTGGTGACATACATCATGCCGTCCGGACCTTGGGCGATGTGCGAAAGCCCATGGTTGTAAGGTCCGATGCCAAAAGGATAACTCGCGCGAAGCCAGGGCGTGAACTTTTGCCAGGAACGATCATCTTCCTTCGACCACGGTTCACTGCGAAAGATGGTCACCTCATTGCTGACCGGATTGGTCTTCTCATTGCGCTGATTGCAGGTCACATAAAGCCTGCCCTCGCGATCAACCGTTAATCCCATGGACGATGGCGAGCCGAGCGATGGGTCGAGATAACTCGACGCTTCGATCAATCGCGTCAGGTGAGTTTGATCAGGATTCCACAACCAGATGTCGCCTTGTCGCGAAAGTGCAAGCACCTGCCGACCATTGGCATGCATGGCAAGACGCACCGGCGAAAAGCTCAGTTCCGCAGCAACCCGCAAATCCCATCCTTCCGGCGGTGTGGGGAGCTGTTGACCCACCATGGATGCCTGCAAAGAATCGAGCGTCGGATGTTTTGTCTTCGCCCGCAGACTTCGGATCTCTTCGACAGAAGGTGCCGGAAGCTGATTGCCCCACGAGGAAAAGACATATGAAAACACCGCCGCAAGATCCTCATCACCGAGCAACACCGGCGGCATGGCACCGTGATAGGCAACGCCATTGACGGTGATCTTTTCCGACAATCCCTCCAGAGGAGCACGCAGCGACTTTTCGCGATGACTCTTCAAAAAATCCGCGTTGGCCAGTGGCGGAAACACGCCGGGAATGCCGGTGCCCTGCACGCCGTGACAAAGAGCACAGTGTTGCTCGTAAAGTTGGGCTCCGTTCGAAGCCGCATGAAGCGGCAAACTTAGCCCTAGGAAGATAAGAATGGAGCGAAGGATCATCATGAACGTTGCCTCAAGGCTCAATGGGAACCTGCGGTGGCACCTGAACTTTCTCCCGCAGCCGTCTGGTTGCTTCCCCCACCAGCCGCAGATACCAGTCGGACGGCAAACCTTCATAAGTTCCAAGACTGGCCTGAACGGGTGGATCATTGGTCACCTTGAAAATCGCCGTCGCTTCATCCACTTCATCAAACATCGCCACCATGGCGCTATCAGCACCGAGCTTCGACAACTCGTGAAACTGCTCCCACAAAAAATTTCCACCACGACGCGGAATTCCCGATTTCCCCTGCGCCTGTTTCTTCAAATTGTCCCAGCCAAAACCGGGATAAACGGTCGGAATCCACAGGATGTCGTGCGCATCGCATTCCGCCTTGTCGGCCGCCCAATAGTTGGTGGTGGCGCGCTTCTCACCATCGGCCCGGACTTCATAATTGCCGGGATTCCAAGGCGAAATCGCATCCAAACGACGGAACACTTTTTGCCATGCAGGATCGTCATTGCGGCGCCAATGCCACTCACCAGCACCGCCCAAAAAGGCTTGATAAGGACCCGGCTGCTGGAAGAAATCGATCAACTGATTCGCCACCTCGGTCGTCATGTCGTTGACGGTTGATTGCCGGTAAAGCCCAAACAACATCACCACCGGTTTGCCGTTTTCATGAACATACCGTCCGTCCTTCAAAATGCCTGCATCGACGAGTTTTTTCCACTCAGGGATGATCAGATCAACGACCTTTGCCGCCTTGATGCCCGTCATATCGAAAGTCAGTGCCCACACGCGACCGGTGGCTTTCGCAGCATCACGGACATGTTGAAGCACGCGCAACCGCGACTCATATCGGGACTCATATCGGGACTCCGCCGGAGCACCGGGAAGGTCCACCACAAAATGCTGCAACCACACGCCGTCGATGCCGTAATCCCGCATCCACTTAAAATGACGTTTCACCGTCTTGGGATGGTCCGAACTGAACAGATATGCCTGCAAACCATCCCGGTGCGTCCATCCTGGTGCCGCGAATTTTTCTTCAACCGAGTATTCCGCCATGTCCGGCCACATCTCGACCGACAGCGTTTCTGCGGTGATCTTTTTATCATCGCGGCTCCAATGAATCCACCCCACATTCTGCGCATCCCCCGGCGCACGAAACCATCCCTGATAACCCGCCAACACCTTGCCGCGAAGCGAAGTCGCATCAACGACATCTCCGCCTAGAGCGATGACTGACCCGCCACCCACACCCATCAAGACGGCGGCGAGATGAATCCAAAAAGCGCTCATCGAAACCGACCTAACGGCTCACGCCATTCAGCAAATAGCCGAGCACCCGAGCGAGCGTTTGCTGCATCTCATGACGCGGCACGATCATGTCGATGAGCCCGTGGTCCTTGAGAAATTCTGCAGTTTGGAAACCCGGAGGAAGATCGCTGTGCGTCGTCTCTTTCACCACCCGTGGACCCGCAAAGCCAATCATGCATTTCGGCTCGGCGAGGTTGAGATCGCCCACTGTGGCAAAACTCGCCGTGACCCCGCCCGTCGTCGGATGCGTCAGCACGGAAATGTAAGGAAGCTTGGCATCGTGATGACGCGCCAGAGCACCGCAAGTTTTGGCCATCTGCATCAGGCTGAGAATCCCCTCGTGCATCCGCGCACCGCCTGAGGCCGAAAAAACGATCACCGCCCGATTCTCCGTCGTCGCCGTTTCAATCGCGCGGGTGATTTTCTCCCCCACCACACTGCCCATGCTGGCGCCGAGGAACCGGAAATCCATGATCGCCAACACCACCCGGTGGCCACCAATCGTCGCACGTCCGGTGACAACGGCCTCCGTCAGCCCGGTTTTGGCCTGATACGCCTTCACCTTGCCCAAATAATTGTCAAAACCCAGCGGATTCACCGAATCCAGCGCCGCATCGATTTCTTCAAAACTCTCCTCATCCACCAGAGTTTCGAGCCGCTCGGCCGCGCTCAGCGTGAAGTGATAACTGCAATGCGTGCAGACACGCATGTTTTTGGCCAGCGTCTGATCGTAAAGGCTTTCGCCGCAGGAAGGGCATTTGACCCAGACGCCCTCAGGCATGTCCTTTTTCTTTTCGCCAAGCTCGTTAAGAGAACGTTTTTTGAAGAATCCCATGGGCTGTTGTTGCAAAGTGAATCGCCATACTAACTGCGGGCGAGGCTGATCACAACCACCTTTTCAACCTCTCCTTCGCGACGCAGCACTTTTGCACACTCATTGGTCGTGGAACCGGTGGTCAACACATCGTCCACCAGCAGCACCTTTTTGCCCTTCAACACCCCGCGCCAGCGTTCCATCTGACGCAACGCAAAACTGCTGCCCAGATTCTCCAGCCGCGCCCTGCGGGTCAACTTCGCCTGCGCTTTGGTGAATTTTACCCGTTTTAACCCATTGACCGTCTTTATCCCGCTGATTCGCGACAACTCCCGGCACAGCTCCCACGACTGATTGAACCCCCGATACCACTGGCGCAACGCATGCAATGGCACCGGCACCAGCACCCACTCCGCCGCATTCAAGTCCCGCAACCGCGCATCGCGAAACACCTGCGAAGCCAGCCGACCCAGCAGCCCGCGCAAATGCAGCTCCCGCTGATATTTGAACCGGTGCACGAGATGCCGCAACGCCCCCTGCGCCTGAAACGCCGCCACCGCGAACTCAAAATGGAAGGTTCGCTCTCGACAGTTCCCACACTGGAATTCATCCGTGATTTGCCCGTCAAAAGCCTCCCCGCAAACCTTGCAATAGGGAGGTGCCAGCACTGGCAAGCTGTCCCAGCACGTCCAGCAAAGCCACCGTTCCGCCCCCTCGCGAACCCCATGCAGACTTTGATCGCAAACCTCACAATGCGGCGGAAACACCAGATCCATCAGCCTCGAAGCCGACCTGGAGATTGCTGCGGGAAGTCGAAGCATGCCAGCCCCACGGAGCGCAGACCCGCAACCCTGTCAAAGCAATTGAACAGCAATCCCACCCGCTCATTCCAAAACCCCCATTGTAAAATCGCACTGGTCCAGCGTATGCTATGATTGATGACCACGCGATTCCGTCGCTTCCTTGCCCTGGCACTCGCCCTTACCGGTGCCCTTTGGTCACCATCCCCACTCCCCGCCCAGACCACCACATCTTGGACCGACAAGGAAACCCGTCTCGCCACTGAATACCTCGGCCTGCTGGTTGAAAAACCCGACGACACCCGCGTCCTCGACCTCCTCTGGTCCCTCTACGACAAACACCAGCAGACCCCTTTTCTGCTCGAAAGCATCGCTGCCCAAGCCGCCCAGCAGCCCCATCCCAACGTCATCCTCATCCACGCCCAGCTCCTGCAAAAAGCCGGACGCCTCGACGAAGCCCTCGCCCGCTACCAGGAACTCCTCAAACAACAACCCGAACACCCCGCCGCCCTCACCGCCGTCAGTGAACTCATGCAGCAAAACGGCGATCCCGCCACCGCCCTCACCTACCTGCAAAAACTCACCGCCACCGTCCCCAGCACCGATCCCCGCCACGCCCAACTCCTCCTCCAGCAAGCCACCCAGCTCCTCGCCCTCAACCGCCCGGACGACGCCGCCAAAGCCTGCGAACAAGCCCTCGCCCTTCGTCCTGCCGACACCACCCTGCTGCGCGAAGCCTCCCGACTGCTCCTCGGCGCCGGGATGATCGACAACACCCTCGCCATCATGCAGCGCCTCGTCGAAGCCGCGCCCGATCCCACCGTCAAACTCGACGCCCTCTTTGATCTCTCCCGCCTGCACGAACAGGCCGGCCAATTCAAACCCGCCGCCGCCGCCCTGCAACAAGGCCTCGACCTCCTCCACGACAAAGACTGGCGCTACGGCCAGTTCTTCCAACGCCTCGTCAAACTCCACGAACGCTTCGACCAGCTGGACGCCCTCAAACAACAACTGCTCCGCGACGCCGCGCAAAAACCGGTCACCGAAAAGGCCCTCAACAACCTCGCCCGCTACGCCTCCCAGGTCGTCGACGGCGAAGAGCGCATCAAATGGCTGCGCGAACTCGTCACCCAGTTTCCCGACAACCTCGCCCATCGCTGGGAACTCGTCACCGCGCTCATCGACCACAACGAAGCCGCCGAAGCCGCCGCCCTCATCGACCCCTACCTCAAACGCGACGGCAGCGACCGGGCCCAACTCATCCTTCTGCGCGCCCAAACCCACCTTCTTCTCACCGAAACCGACAAGTCCATCGCCCTCCTCCAGCAACTTCTCCAACAACAGTCCGCCGACCCCGAAGTCGAAAAACTAGTCCTCACCTTCGCCCGTCAAAAATCCCTCGATCCCCTCATCGAATCCATCCTCGAAAAACGCATCGACCGCACCCCCGGCAAACCCGAGTCCCTCTTCGAACTCGCCACCTTCCAGCGCACCCGCGGCAACCACAAAGCCGTCGAACAGCTTTTCGAGCGCTACATCCAGACTTCCCCACCCGAGGAAAAACAACGCCGCCTCAACGACGTCGCCAGCTTCCTCTCCAGCAGTCCCGACCTGCAAGCCGCCGAAAACGCCGCCCGCAGCGCCCTCGCCACCCCCGAAGCCGGACAGCCAGAACTGCTCCGCCTCGCCGATGTCCTCGCCCAACGCAACGCCACCGATGAAGCCCACAGCCTCCTCGAACGCGCCTGGACCCTCAGCACCACCGACGAACAACGCGCCGATGTCGACGAACGACTCGCCTCCGTGCTTAGCGGCGAACAGGGAGCCAAACTCCTCACCAATCCCGTCGAGCCCCCCACTGAGTTTACCCTTCCCGCCATGTTCTCCGGCGAAGGTTTTGGCAGCGAAGCCCCTCCCGAAAAACCACCCACCGTCCCCGAAACCCTCACCGACTACGCGCAAAATCTCGCCACCTCTGCCCTCCACCAGATTTACCGCCCGCTCCTCCGGCTCGCCCTCACCGCCGCCCCTTCACCTTTCGATTCCTGGCTCCGCGATGGCCTGACCACCCCATCCTCCCCTCCCCCCGACCCCCAACGCATCCAACGCGCCGCTTGGTGGAGCCTGCGCACCGGCCAGCCCGGCACTGCCACCCTGCTGCTCCAGCACCTCACCCACGGCCCCGCCGGCCAGCGGCTCGACCCCACCCTCGAAGTCGAAAAACTCTATCTCGAAGTCCTCCTCCTCAATGCCGACAAACAACCTGAGCCCGCCATCGCCCAACTGCGCCGCCTCGCCCAGCTCGATCCCGCCAGTCGCACCGCCTGCCACCTCCGTCTTGCCGAACTTGAAGCCCGCCGCAACGGCCAGCAAGGCCTCCTCACCGCCGTCACCATCCTCGAAGACCTCATCAATACCGATCCCGCCAACGACACCATCCTTTCCGCCCTCGCCCAGTTCTACCTCGAAAGCGGCCAGCGCGACAAAGCCCTCGCCCTCTGGGAAAATGCCGCCCGCAATGCCGTCGGAAAAACCAGCCCCATCCTCGAACGCTACGGCGAACTCCTCATCGCCCAGCGCCGCCACGACGAATACCTTCAAACTCAGATCCGCCTGATCGAACAGGAGCCCGACATCAAACGCCGCCGCGACTTCTTCCAACGCGCCATCGAACGCCTCCTCTGGGCCGACGCCGTGCAGGGCGAACTCCCCGAAGACGAACGCATCGCCCGCCTCTCCAAAATCAAAATGCTCCTCCTCGACCGCGCCCGCCGCGATCCCTTCGAAGCATTCTGGAACGAAGCCCTCGCCCACATCTATCAGCGCGAAGGCGACGACACCAAAGCCTTCGCCGCCATGAAGCAGGCCTACTACACCGCCCCCGACACCCCCTTCTCCCTCGACCAGCTGCGCCTCGCCGCCTTGCGCGTCGGCGACATCAAAAGCGCCATCTATTTCCAAAAACAAATCGCCGCCCTCGCCGCCGCTCCCGATCAAGCCACCGAATGGCGCCAGCTCGTCCAGCTTCTCGAAAGCGACTTCCGCATGGGCGAAGCCGACCTCGCCCGCCGCCGTCTCGAAGCCCGCTTCTCCCAGGACCCCACCGCCCTCGAAGAACTTGCACTTTATTACACCGAAACCGCCCAGGACGACGCCGCACGACGCGTCCTCGAACAACTCGTGCGCATCCGCAGTTGGGACGCCACCCACCTCCTGCGCCTCGCCCTCCAGCAGAAAAAACTCGGCGACCACCCAGCTGCGCGCAACACCCTGATCCGACTGCTCGCCACCATCCCCGCCACCGTCAACCCCGACCTAGCCAACACTCCCGAACGCTGGCCATGGCCCATCTTCGACGAAAAATTCCCCTCGCCCACCAGTCCCAGCCTGCTCATCAACTCCCTCGAAAGCGCCCCCGGCCTCGAACCCGCCGAACGCGACCGCCTGCGCCTCTTCCTCAGTCTTCCGCGCCCCGAATTCGTCGAACTCCCCGACGACCCCGCCCCCGTCCGCCTGCGCGCCATCCAGGAGCTCGTCACCCTTCCCAACCCACCCGCTCTCGCTCTGCCCGACGGCCTCAGCGAAATCGAGAGCGCCTGGTTCCACTACTTCAGTCAAAACCGCGACGCCCTGCGCGAACAAATCACCCGCCTCCTCTACCTTCGCAAAAACCTCGAAAGCCGCTTCCTCCTCGTCTGGCTTGCCCTCAAATCCCACAACCCCAGCCTCATCGTCGACTGGATCATTAACGCCCCCGACAACGACCGAACCGCCCGCAAAAACCTCGCCTACGCCGCCCTCACCGTTATTTGCGACGAACACACCTTCCACCTCACCCCCCAGGACGCCCGCACCCTCGGCAGCAGCCGCATCTTCAGCAACACCGAGATCATCGAACTCGCCAAAAAACTCGAAAACCGCCACGACCACGACCTCGCCCTGGACCTCGCCGAAGCCATGCGCGAGATCTCTGCGCCGCTCTCCGTCGAACATCTCCTCGAACTCGCCCGCATCGCCGAAAGCAGCCGCCAGGGCAACCGCCAGCGCCCTTACTACCTCGAAATCTGGTCCCGCCCCCTCCATCCCGCCGTCGGCGACCATCATCAGGGTTTCATCCAAAGCTTCAGCCGCCTTTGGGGCCTCAGCACCGACCCGCACGAACGCGAACACCTCCTGAGCGAAAGCCTCCGCCGCCTCAATCAACTCCCTCCCTCCACCGCCGACGACCTGCGCAAAGCCCGTCTCCTCGGTATCGCCGGCATCACCGAACCCAGCGCCCGCCAGCTTAGCCGCATCGCCGCCGTCCAGCTTCCCGCCGCCCGCGCCTTCGCCGAACCCCTCATCGGACGCCTGCCGCCCGGCGTGAACCCAGGACCGCGCATCGACTCCCTCACCCACATGCGCGATTACTGGACCGACCTCCGCCAATACGCCGAAATCTTTCGCTATGACGGCCTCAGCCCCATCCTCGATCAACTCAACGACGCCACCAACCGTCGCAACGCCGGCGTCGCCCTCGGCTCCCGCGCCACTTTTGAGTTTAACGCCTGGCGCAACAGCGTCCTCCTCCGCCAGCTGCGTTTTGCTGACTACCCCGAACGCCTCCGCCTCGTCCGCAACGTTTTGCAATCCGACGACAGCGTCGACTTCATGCTCGATCTCGGCAACTTCCTCGAAAATCAGGGTTATTCCCGCGAAGCCATCGAAGTTTACCAACGCCTCATCCCCCGCTCCCCCGCCAACGACGAATACAGCCAGCAATTCCGCCGCGCCTGCGAAAACTCCGGGGAAAGCGCCGTCGCGATTGAATACATCGAAAAAACCCTCCCCGCCCAGGTCCACTTCAAACCCCAGGGAATCGACGAGACCCTGCGCGAAGAACACTCCCGCCATCTTGCCCGCCTTCACGATCTCGCCCGCCTGCGCCAGCTCGCCTATCTGCCCGACACCAGCACCAAAAGTTCTCCCGGTCGCGTCCCCGAACCCGTCCCCTACCTGAAAGAACTCGCCCTCATGCTCGAAGCCCGCAACGACCACCCCGGAGCCCTTGCCGCCTGGGAGGAAATGCACCGGCTCTGGCCACGCG
The Phragmitibacter flavus genome window above contains:
- the queC gene encoding 7-cyano-7-deazaguanine synthase QueC, whose translation is MKTLVLLSGGMDSVTALYWAAREHDVVGAVSFDYGSKHNANEIPMAAWHAQQLGIPHDVIELDFINRLFTSDLLQSGGDIPDGHYEEQSMKRTVVPFRNGIMLSIACGVAESREADALVIAAHSGDHAIYPDCREPFMLAMADAMKHGTYVGIKLLRPFIDADKTEIARRGNAMGIDYAMTWSCYKGGEIHCGQCGTCVERREAFQLADLADPTKYLDAGPLPVKPAA
- a CDS encoding Gfo/Idh/MocA family protein, which gives rise to MNTIRSSRRQFLLSASSIVGMAGISPQSPILANQGASSSSSSTNIPLAPPDKQPPNLHIPKKAEKTIGWAIVGLGELALAEIMPAFAECQLSKPVALVSGHPDKARKVAALHGIAEDAIYNYDNYDKLAADNRVDAIYIVLPNSMHAEFTIRGLKAGKHVLCEKPMSATVAEAEQMIAAAKAADKKLMIAYRLHYEPFNQKAMELCKSGALGKIKTFVSTNAQNVKAPNIRLSGELAGGPVGDVGVYSINAARYTLGEEPVEVFATAHQPKDDPRFREVPESVTFILRYPSGALAHCDCSFGTSESRFFRVLGTEGYLRMDPAFSYRGLRLHMKEGDAKSGDAEVKELVLQPVNHFAAEMDHFSSVILNGDKCLTPGEMGLADMKIVEAIEKSWKTNEPVKLS
- a CDS encoding ComF family protein; its protein translation is MLRLPAAISRSASRLMDLVFPPHCEVCDQSLHGVREGAERWLCWTCWDSLPVLAPPYCKVCGEAFDGQITDEFQCGNCRERTFHFEFAVAAFQAQGALRHLVHRFKYQRELHLRGLLGRLASQVFRDARLRDLNAAEWVLVPVPLHALRQWYRGFNQSWELCRELSRISGIKTVNGLKRVKFTKAQAKLTRRARLENLGSSFALRQMERWRGVLKGKKVLLVDDVLTTGSTTNECAKVLRREGEVEKVVVISLARS
- a CDS encoding glycoside hydrolase family 71/99-like protein, whose product is MSAFWIHLAAVLMGVGGGSVIALGGDVVDATSLRGKVLAGYQGWFRAPGDAQNVGWIHWSRDDKKITAETLSVEMWPDMAEYSVEEKFAAPGWTHRDGLQAYLFSSDHPKTVKRHFKWMRDYGIDGVWLQHFVVDLPGAPAESRYESRYESRLRVLQHVRDAAKATGRVWALTFDMTGIKAAKVVDLIIPEWKKLVDAGILKDGRYVHENGKPVVMLFGLYRQSTVNDMTTEVANQLIDFFQQPGPYQAFLGGAGEWHWRRNDDPAWQKVFRRLDAISPWNPGNYEVRADGEKRATTNYWAADKAECDAHDILWIPTVYPGFGWDNLKKQAQGKSGIPRRGGNFLWEQFHELSKLGADSAMVAMFDEVDEATAIFKVTNDPPVQASLGTYEGLPSDWYLRLVGEATRRLREKVQVPPQVPIEP
- a CDS encoding SDR family oxidoreductase — protein: MPQMQQNEKPVRPEQKQNQQPGIESAMVPAPESQPRASSAVPKLKNKVALITGGDSGIGRAVALAFAKEGAKLAICYLSEESDANDTLEELNSMDCDAIKLSGDIGDEKVCRELVKKVIATYGRIDILVNNAAEQHPQENFEDISAEQLERTFRTNLFSMFFLTQAALPHLEKGAAIINTTSVTAYRGSSSLVDYSATKGAIVSFTRSLAHALVKRGIRVNAVAPGPIWTPLIPSTFDADKVATFGSDVPLGRAGEPNEVAPSYVFLASHADSSYITGQVLHPNGGEIING
- the accD gene encoding acetyl-CoA carboxylase, carboxyltransferase subunit beta, whose translation is MGFFKKRSLNELGEKKKDMPEGVWVKCPSCGESLYDQTLAKNMRVCTHCSYHFTLSAAERLETLVDEESFEEIDAALDSVNPLGFDNYLGKVKAYQAKTGLTEAVVTGRATIGGHRVVLAIMDFRFLGASMGSVVGEKITRAIETATTENRAVIVFSASGGARMHEGILSLMQMAKTCGALARHHDAKLPYISVLTHPTTGGVTASFATVGDLNLAEPKCMIGFAGPRVVKETTHSDLPPGFQTAEFLKDHGLIDMIVPRHEMQQTLARVLGYLLNGVSR
- a CDS encoding PQQ-dependent sugar dehydrogenase, with the protein product MMILRSILIFLGLSLPLHAASNGAQLYEQHCALCHGVQGTGIPGVFPPLANADFLKSHREKSLRAPLEGLSEKITVNGVAYHGAMPPVLLGDEDLAAVFSYVFSSWGNQLPAPSVEEIRSLRAKTKHPTLDSLQASMVGQQLPTPPEGWDLRVAAELSFSPVRLAMHANGRQVLALSRQGDIWLWNPDQTHLTRLIEASSYLDPSLGSPSSMGLTVDREGRLYVTCNQRNEKTNPVSNEVTIFRSEPWSKEDDRSWQKFTPWLRASYPFGIGPYNHGLSHIAQGPDGMMYVTSGARTDGGESGDLPNYDQSGEHHLTATLWRLNPDETPPRIEIFARGLRNSYGFCWDNRGRLFATENGPDADPPEELNLIEEGRHYGFPYQYADWTNKPYPHSPDLPAGIEVTQPIRNSTDSLSTFEAHSCPSGIIWLDHTWPKPFADTLLTARFGNLLKREKDVGFDVVHIQPNESSNRSAKVTTLLAPLGRPIDLLVLPGHQILIAEYCRGVTFAAGIGTPGRLLILRPKSK